The following DNA comes from Ornithobacterium rhinotracheale DSM 15997.
CTGTTGGGTTAAAGCCTTTAGCCCCAGGATCATCAAAAATTTCCAAATACGAACCATGCTGAGCGTGTGCGGCTTTTGCCAATTCAGGATTTTTGTAAATAATTGCCCCACAATCATACGGAGCAAAAAGCCATTTATGCGGATCGATGGTTACGCTATCGGCTCGCTCAATGCCTTTAAATAAATGCTTAGCCGAATCCGAAGCTAAGGCTCCGCCACCATACGCGGCATCCACATGCATCCAAAGTCCCTCTTTCTCGCACACCGCCGCTACTTCTTCCAAATTATCTACAATTCCTGCATTGGTAGTTCCGCCCGTGGCTACAACGGCAAAAAGCCTTTGTCGTTCTTCTGCCGACAACTCATCGATTGCTTTTTGGAGTGCAGCTCCTTCCATTCTTTCTTCGCTTTCTATGATTTTTACCTCGGCATCGGTCACTTTTGCCATGGCTTTCACCGATGAATGCGCCCCCGCCGAGGTTAAAATTAAACCTTGTAATTTCTTATTTTCAGGGTTTTTTGCACGCCAATTCTCTCTCGCCGTTACAATCGCGGAGAGGTTTGCCGCCGTTCCGCCAGAGGTAAACACGCCAAAAGCTCCTTTAGGCATACCCGTAAGCGATACCAGCCATTCCATAGCTTGATTTTCGGCAAAGATGGCTCCCGCCCCCTCAAGCCAATACGCCCCATGAATACATGAT
Coding sequences within:
- a CDS encoding pyridoxal phosphate-dependent decarboxylase family protein; translation: MKKNSIHDIDIDLIEMTLDVMKYAIARITDTEPHLGQFKSEEKLKELVGETITKDGIGGEVALDKWKKYLAPACASVDHPRHLAFVAASPSRASIMFDLIVSASCIHGAYWLEGAGAIFAENQAMEWLVSLTGMPKGAFGVFTSGGTAANLSAIVTARENWRAKNPENKKLQGLILTSAGAHSSVKAMAKVTDAEVKIIESEERMEGAALQKAIDELSAEERQRLFAVVATGGTTNAGIVDNLEEVAAVCEKEGLWMHVDAAYGGGALASDSAKHLFKGIERADSVTIDPHKWLFAPYDCGAIIYKNPELAKAAHAQHGSYLEIFDDPGAKGFNPTDYQTSLTRRARGLPLWFSLAMHGTDMYKRSIERGLELAQIAAQKINELPHVELVREPGLSCVLFRRKGWQTQDYKGWTYANIQKDFAFVTPTQWTKDGTSETVARFCFINPDTTEKDLDLILESVE